A segment of the Nymphalis io chromosome 7, ilAglIoxx1.1, whole genome shotgun sequence genome:
ATTATTTTAATAGCATACATGTATGATTACATAAACCAAAATGATAtatctagttttttttctttttgtaatatGTACTATGAGATATCTTAATTGCTCCTAATCGAATATTCAAAAATGTGAAGCTGCATTCgcgatttgttttatattttagatatattttgctttatttgactttaatttgcaatttcaattattttctgttacaagttatatataatCGGATATTTCGAAAGATTATACTTTCTgtacaaaaacaaatttctaTTACTACTATTACGTACGAATatcttcataaaataaattataatgtacagatctgatttacttaaaaaaaagtcaaaagcTTTCATGTACTAAATAGATAAAAGAATTCTTAATAAACAAGCTTAAagatataacacaaaaataaataactagcaATAATATGCATAATACATCTATGTCAATGTATGCATATTTTGCatcaaaactatattaatagttTATGCAATCCGAAGGCccaaaaatattttggaaaagTAAGTAGGTGTGGGATTTTTTTAACAGTCTAAGTTCATGAACTTACTTTTGAAATCAAATTGATAAGTTATTTCATTAATCGCTATTTgacaatgtattaaaaaataacttcaatttaTCAACTAAaagaaactaataaaatattcatatacatttttaatacaaaataataacattatcattaatcaataataacaaaccttaaaaacaacaatatgAACAAattgatctaataaataattggatttatataaatggcaacaaaatataatataatggcgaaaatatttggtattaatactaatatattttaaattttcgcaTAAGAAGTGCGACTATTATACGCACTCTTATATCCTGAATTCGAATCCGATGACGTTACATAGTCAGTACTCTGCACATTAATACCATTATCTTCCTTTGGAACACTTTGTGGAATTGAAGATTGCAGCTTTTCGTATTCATTTGATGGTGACGCACCAGAGGCATAACTATATTTAGCTTGAGAGGATGAAGGATAATAGTTGTAAAAGCTCTGAGTGGGGTTAGGATAcactaagttattatataaagttggGTGAGGCTGTGGCAAAACCACCACTCCAGAAGGTTGACTCAAAAAGTGGCTGCTAAACTGTAGTGGTTGGTAACTTGGAGCAAAACTAAAATGGCTTTGACCAATAGACCCAAATAAAGTGTTTTGACCGATGTGAGTTGCAGGATTTGACGCAAAGAAAGAATGAGGGTACTGTATCATTGGTGCTGGTGAAATGGGCTGTTGTACAATGGCTAACTGCACATTACCATTTGACTTTTGAGGAAGCAGTTGGTATTTAGATTGATAACCGGGGTTGGGTACGAAGTTAATAGGTACAAATTGTGAAGGAGTTGTTTGGGGTGATAACTGTGAGTGCTGAGCACTCGAGATAGATGATTCAGGAGCATTTGAAGATGAATAGTACTGGCTTGCACTTTGACTAGGATAAAAAGAATTTGGTACTTGGCTTTGATAAGTTTGACTTGGATTCTGGCCGCTtggataaatattgtaattataatcagTCTTTTGAGTCCCTGTTGGGATTGCATTCAATACGTTGGCTTTTCCAGCTCCCCTTTTTTTCTGTTCAGCATCTTCAATCTCGCTGGCAAATGTGAATGCGGCGAAAGCGACAAAAATCTGTAACCAATGACAACTTTAACAATTCGTCATAGTGAATTCAAAATAAGCGTAGAGAGCGATCAATCAGCTccttataactatattttttacaaccaCTGTAATGttgaaattttatgaaatatgtagcGTAGTGCTAACAAATGAACGCTAATAATGGCGCTAATAAAAAGAAGTACTTACAAAGAGTCCCTTATTCACCATAGTGTTCATTTACATAACTCGAATGAAATGAAAAGTGTTCTATTCACTGGCGCTCGGAAAAGTGTTAGTAATTATCAAGTTCACGTATTTATATGAGCGGCTATGGGCAACTTTCCTCTAGTTCCAGATGGAAGTACTAAGGGAAGTGACCGATAGGTCTTTGTCCTGTATCGTAACAGATCCAGTTTCTGTGAGAGCGATAACTTCCTGCATCAGTGCGGAAACACATTGCTCGCATTTACCACACCGTTGCGATTATTTCCCATCAACCATTCTAAATTGCTTACGCCAATTTAAAAttctcatataataattatatagtaaactGTCGGTACATAGATTATTGGCGGTTGGTATAAACGAATGAACAATTTATACACCTTTTTTCAGATTGTTTGTGTGGTTAGAATATAATCTACTTATTAACACTTCCTGAGggtttgttttttatagataGCCACTATAAAATAGATTAAGGACATATCATGAGAAAAATGGTTACACGGAATTACTTATTACAGGACATCTTAACCAGGATAATTCAACATCAAAACTAAGTGCAATTCGTTCGTTCTGGAAACAAAGATTcaaattttgaagaaataaacATTTGGATGGAACCGACAaactacaatatttaatattgttgtgtaccgtTATGAAGGAtatgtgagccagtgttactacaggcacaagggacataatatcttatgtCATAGGATGACATAATTTCCAATgattggtggctcattggcgatgtacggaatggttaatatttcttgcctCGCCAATGTATATTTACGTcaggtgaccacttaacatcaggtggcctattttcCCGTCCAATAACAAtgtatgaattttatatttcggaaacgtgtacaaaaaaaaatcaatatgaaAACCTGAAATCGCAATTGTCTTACAGTTTCACGTgacacaataattaaaatgatttatatatcataGCAAAAACTAATAAACTCCGAtctttctatcagaaaattgtagatcaatcaatttaaatatactgtATTTGCTTGTACTTGTGTACTTTcgcttgttaaataatatattcccaCATTccaatgtaatatatcagtgaaaacgatttcataaaaaatacaaggcCATTGAGATGAGCTAACTGTAAACCTAGTCACATGTCACaatgttgtaaaataaaaacatataatatggcTGCAAAATGtcgaataaatgaaaatttatataaattttaattaaaactttcaaaagtaattaaaactatatgagttttaattacttttttagttttaacattAAACGAAGCATTAATACAATCCAatgatattaaatgttaattaaaactaagtcggtaggaacaacttcgagaaggaagccgatcgaagaattcgcttgggatgggcagcatttggcaaccttcgtcaagtcctcaagtcgtctataccgcaatgtttgaagacgaaagtcttcaaccaatgcgtcttacctgccatgacatacggtgccgaaacgtggacactaactgcgggactagtccacaaattcaaagcgctcagcgtgctatggagcgagctatgctcggagtatctttgaaggataagatcagaaatgagattatccggaaaagaaccggagtcaccgacatagcttgcaaaattagcaggctgaagtggcagtgggctggtcacgtatgtcgtaggaccgatggccgttggagcagacgagtcctagagtggagaccgcgaatcggcaagcgcagcgtagggcgccctccagccaggtggaccgacgaccttaagaaggtggcgggcaccaactggatgcggaaggcggaggacagggagctttggcgcaccttgggagaggcctatgttcagcagtggacaacgattggctgttgattgattgattgatattaaatGTTGTCACAGGAGTTCAAAAAAAAATGGCATGGCATACATGACCACTAAAggcataaagaaataatatattagttaataacattgtaatttaagaagtaaagtaaataaaaagatttatatcATCACTATTTTTTCAGAGCACATTTCATTCTATATTTTCATTACTCTATAAAATGttcaattatttgtttatatttttaatgttgtttttatttatactaaaaactattttacagctatttatttcaatcattaatataaaaaataaattcttaacatTTTCATTCGTAAACAAAAAACTTATAGGTATAAAAAGAGATCAACGCAATCTAAGCTTGACAATCTTTTGAACATTGATATTTTTTCCGTACATTTTAGGTATTGAATGCgctaatattgtttattaacatGTGACCAAAGCATAATGATAATGGGTAGTCTATTTcccattacatattattttattttatttattatattgctgacatctatatttattttcaagaatCAACTACACAGATTCACTGCTCCTCTCGTGACTATATAATTCATGGTCActacaatagatggcgctgcctttttttgaaattaattgatttgtttCCTGGAATTtaacgattaaaatatatacaaaatagtaCGTGTGACAAATTGTAGTATTCTCATATGCCTCTTTGTATGTCGATGTATGACGATAATTTCCTGCTGctcaagtaccactgaattttacgTGCTTACTACAGCTACTATTATAATATCTCGTGCACGATGCGGTCAAGGTAAAATTGTAACACATGTATACATCCAGTAATTCGCATTGGACACGCTTGATAGAATAAGCTTAAACTCTGTTCTTAATAGATCAGAAGGTTTTCACCCAGCATTATGGGAGAAATTCACGGGCTTTgacttaactttattaaatgaCTTTCCAATATACACATATCTTCATTTAACTTGCTAGTATTAGTCAGAATACGCGTGTACTAAGGACGGCTCCTGTTAGGTcgaacctcggcttaggacgccgtcGACGTCAGGAAGAACGTCATGAAGGACTATGCGTGCAAAGACCCCGTCATATGCCTAATTGCGGACGAGTTTTAATAAAAGAGGGACCTCGACCCTGCTGGCGGAGTCGGTGTGTGTTTACTCTTTAACCTATCGTGTTGATATTGGCCGATGTAATCATATCATCGGGGGCAATAAGGGCGTCTTAAAGACGCCTACAGATCGAAAAGGAAgatttattctaccgctaagcagcaagtagtattgttgtattcagatttgaatggtgagtgagccagtgaaattacaggcacaaggcgaTTAACATTTTAGTCTTCAAGATAATTGATGCTTTGGCATTGTAAAGATTGGTTAAGacttcttacagcgtcaatcaTCGTCAATCAGCGACTGGtgatgaccacataccatcaggcgACTCAATAATTTTCtacctaaatataaaaacattgattacatttttacaattgaattcatcaatatatttttatcctggCTATTTATTAAGAGCTAATTTTGTACactgaataagtaaaaaattaacactCAATATCTCAAAATCATTTTCGTTactctataaaattatattattctgttcttattttttattctttataattaagacgtataattataatataagcagaaattataatttttgtgtcATCGGATAGAAAaggaatgttaataataaaataataattaataacaaaaagatACATGTCATGATGTCAATCGAAAAGgaacatatttaaaagttaGAATTATTACTccttttttgattaatataatatatgacataAATTTCGACCACGGGAACCGATTTAAACAACTAGCGACCTGTACAAGCAGTATTATAATGCAGAAaatatgtgcgcaaacataggtgcactctctattccttaatcTTGATGGTTAGGCAATCCGATATCCCCAAAAAGAGATCAGTAGAAGACTGCAGTAACAGTAGGCATGAAAATGGAACAGTATATAATACTAAGCTATGTTTTctacatttgttattattttaaagaatttacaagttatatttttaagcagtAAAGTGGACGGACTggtgggccacctggtggtaaatgATCACCGTCACCATCATATCAccacattggcgctgtaataaatattaaccattactcacatcgtcaatgcaccaccaaacttgggaactgagatgtaatgtcaataatacaacaatactaagtattgccgtttGGCTGTTGAATATGTGAATAATGGGTGCTACATACCAAGACTTTCATAAAGCCAACTAAGTGAAATACAACGGAACTAGCAAAAGAGTTTTTTAGCtttctatttatttcttaaaaataatatccaaaattaaaaaacttataaattagtGCAAAGATAATGTTTCGCAACAAATCATATCATAGTTCCGGTTACTGGATTCCATTCAAATGTAATATCTGTCATTACatgaaataaaaccaataaaagcTAAATAAAGAAACAAGTTGCATAATGTTTTCAGAGAATTCGGAAGTGAACGCATTTTGTCAGTGGGATACATGCGCCATCAACCGTGGAGACATGAATTGCAAGAATCACCTGTTTTGTTTCTACAATATATCGCTTAAACAATTTCATAATTAGTAAACAGAAATCTTCTGTAATTATATTCTACgattttagataaattatagtcaagaaataaattaaccaAAGATTGTCTATATACTTCATCGttgttttagtaatatatatatatacattgaaatgATATGCAAGATTTTTTAGAGCCACATGTATGTGTATTATATGCGTTTATGGGGAAAgtgtttttttcagtttttccATATAATTGTcaaacatagttttattttgtcaatttaCTATTAAATGTCTAAATTAAGTGATGTGTTTGATATAAACTCATAAGTACTGCGAGTAGGTAAAATAAAGGGTTTTACgccgatataataaaaatattagcttAAATCGTACTAATAAGAGGCACCTGTGTTCTTTGTTGTTTCTGGATTGACACAAACATTGCTAATCcagttaaaatgaattttatcctAATGATATGATAGTATATAGTTTTAGGACGGACAAAGACTTTATAGTATGTTTCAGGTTGTATTCTTATTGTAGATACAAATTCTGTCctcaaattataaaatgtaaaaaaccatatcaaacaaaaactataacatataaataaaaaataaacgataactTTAATTGAGTTCGTTTTATTTGTCACACAGAATGAATccttatcgaaataaaaaatattattcttgggCTTTCTGTAGGTGTCATCTCTCATTGACACTGCACATTCGATAATTAGTTTTAAGGATATTACAATGTATCAGTTGatgataaatatgttattaatat
Coding sequences within it:
- the LOC126769755 gene encoding uncharacterized protein LOC126769755 is translated as MNTMVNKGLFIFVAFAAFTFASEIEDAEQKKRGAGKANVLNAIPTGTQKTDYNYNIYPSGQNPSQTYQSQVPNSFYPSQSASQYYSSSNAPESSISSAQHSQLSPQTTPSQFVPINFVPNPGYQSKYQLLPQKSNGNVQLAIVQQPISPAPMIQYPHSFFASNPATHIGQNTLFGSIGQSHFSFAPSYQPLQFSSHFLSQPSGVVVLPQPHPTLYNNLVYPNPTQSFYNYYPSSSQAKYSYASGASPSNEYEKLQSSIPQSVPKEDNGINVQSTDYVTSSDSNSGYKSAYNSRTSYAKI